In Prescottella soli, a genomic segment contains:
- the wzt gene encoding galactan export ABC transporter ATP-binding subunit Wzt/RfbE codes for MTSNVSIETRGACVDFPIFDAKSRSLKKAFMGKAGGAIGRTDSDVIVVEALRDITMSLKEGDRVGLVGHNGAGKSTLLRLLSGIYEPTRGSARVRGRVAPVFDLGVGMDPEISGYENIIIRGLFLGQTRKQMLAKMDEIADFTELGEYLNMPLRTYSTGMRVRVAMGVVTSIDPEILLLDEGIGAVDAEFMKKARIRLQKLVERSGILVFASHSNEFLAQLCDSAMWIDHGQVRMHGEIEDVVRAYEGDDAADHVRQTIADMERERAGEEKAS; via the coding sequence ATGACGAGCAACGTGAGCATCGAGACGCGCGGTGCGTGCGTCGACTTCCCCATCTTCGACGCCAAGTCGCGGTCGCTGAAGAAGGCTTTCATGGGCAAAGCCGGTGGCGCGATCGGTCGCACCGACTCCGACGTCATCGTGGTCGAGGCGCTGCGCGACATCACGATGTCGCTCAAGGAGGGCGACCGCGTCGGACTGGTCGGCCACAACGGCGCCGGCAAGTCGACGCTGCTGCGACTGCTGTCGGGCATCTACGAGCCGACCCGCGGCAGCGCGCGCGTCCGCGGCCGCGTCGCGCCGGTCTTCGATCTGGGTGTCGGCATGGACCCGGAGATCTCCGGGTACGAGAACATCATCATTCGCGGTCTGTTCCTGGGGCAGACCCGCAAGCAGATGCTCGCGAAGATGGATGAGATCGCCGACTTCACCGAGCTCGGCGAGTATCTGAACATGCCGCTGCGCACCTACTCGACCGGTATGCGGGTGCGCGTCGCGATGGGCGTGGTCACCAGCATCGACCCCGAGATCCTGCTGCTCGACGAGGGCATCGGCGCCGTCGACGCCGAGTTTATGAAGAAGGCCCGCATCCGCCTGCAGAAGCTGGTGGAGCGCTCCGGCATCCTCGTGTTCGCCAGCCACTCCAACGAGTTCCTGGCGCAGCTGTGCGACAGCGCGATGTGGATCGACCACGGTCAGGTGCGGATGCACGGCGAGATCGAGGACGTCGTCCGCGCCTACGAGGGCGACGACGCCGCCGACCACGTCCGCCAGACCATCGCGGACATGGAGCGCGAGCGCGCCGGCGAGGAGAAGGCTTCGTGA